From a single Acidobacteriota bacterium genomic region:
- a CDS encoding deoxyhypusine synthase family protein, translating into MVTQKKNKASKFLTVPTRPVPIDRDRSVAGLLEKMEGAGFGAKQLAEAHRIWLDMLDDNSTIYLCGSGNLVSSGMRRLLAYVVKNRFVDVLVLSGTVLFQDIHETLGRNHFQGHPSMSDEELDGSDVTRIGDVLANREEYQEADEWIGSVVNQLETSRPYAVREFLHLVGRELAEIANEDGLLTAAYKSRVPVFCPDILGSEMAAGIARARFEKKLQLSLDISQDTLEMMQIAQKTRNSAVITLGSSSSQSMLNIAEITSYLTRSKLRGHKYAISITTDSVPLATRTPSFGGSHTETFGKLLKGATTAYVPADPSIALPMIITALSQTAAKFMKGRKRPNFAFSGSTMTIDVP; encoded by the coding sequence ATGGTAACTCAAAAGAAAAACAAGGCCTCAAAATTCCTCACCGTACCGACGAGGCCTGTTCCGATCGACCGCGACCGTTCTGTCGCCGGCCTTTTGGAAAAGATGGAAGGCGCCGGCTTTGGCGCCAAGCAGTTGGCAGAAGCCCACCGTATTTGGCTCGATATGCTCGATGATAATTCGACCATCTACCTTTGCGGTTCGGGAAACCTCGTCTCGTCGGGAATGCGGCGGCTCTTGGCTTATGTGGTCAAAAACCGCTTTGTTGACGTGCTCGTGCTTTCGGGAACTGTTCTTTTCCAGGACATCCACGAAACGCTCGGCCGGAATCACTTCCAGGGCCACCCGAGCATGAGCGACGAAGAACTTGATGGTTCAGACGTGACCCGCATCGGCGACGTTCTCGCCAACCGCGAGGAATATCAGGAAGCGGACGAATGGATCGGCAGCGTCGTCAATCAGCTTGAAACCTCGCGGCCATATGCCGTTCGCGAGTTTCTGCATCTTGTCGGCCGGGAATTGGCTGAGATCGCCAATGAGGACGGCCTCCTGACCGCCGCTTACAAGTCACGCGTGCCCGTCTTTTGCCCGGATATTCTCGGCAGCGAGATGGCCGCCGGCATCGCTCGTGCCCGCTTTGAGAAGAAGCTGCAGCTCAGCCTCGATATCTCGCAGGACACGCTCGAGATGATGCAGATCGCCCAGAAGACCCGTAATTCCGCGGTCATCACGCTCGGCTCGAGCTCAAGCCAGTCTATGCTCAATATCGCCGAGATCACGTCGTACCTGACCCGCTCAAAGCTCCGCGGGCACAAGTATGCCATCTCGATAACGACCGATTCGGTCCCGCTCGCAACGCGTACGCCTTCATTTGGCGGTTCGCACACCGAGACCTTTGGCAAGCTGCTCAAAGGAGCGACTACCGCCTACGTCCCGGCCGATCCTTCGATCGCATTGCCGATGATCATCACCGCTCTATCGCAGACCGCGGCGAAGTTCATGAAAGGACGCAAGCGGCCAAACTTTGCCTTTTCAGGAAGCACGATGACCATCGACGTCCCCTAA
- a CDS encoding prepilin-type N-terminal cleavage/methylation domain-containing protein: MNTNGQGGFSLIELLIVVVIVGIVAALAVPSFQRGIRAAENGTAFATLRTISSSQVGYFSQNNRFGRLSELNNASNQVFGVTAGDRVIRGRYVFEMTPANPTDAELRDSFTISATRSVSDDTVYKYELTHTGEIIQILP; the protein is encoded by the coding sequence ATGAATACGAATGGACAAGGCGGATTCTCGCTAATCGAACTATTGATCGTCGTTGTTATCGTCGGAATTGTAGCCGCTCTCGCAGTCCCGTCATTCCAGCGAGGAATTCGTGCTGCGGAGAACGGGACCGCTTTCGCAACTCTTCGTACGATATCGTCTTCACAGGTCGGCTATTTCTCGCAGAACAACCGCTTTGGCCGGCTTTCGGAACTCAATAATGCCTCGAACCAGGTTTTTGGTGTTACCGCGGGCGACCGTGTGATCAGAGGACGATACGTCTTTGAAATGACGCCTGCGAATCCTACCGATGCTGAGCTTCGCGACTCGTTCACCATTTCGGCGACTCGTTCAGTATCGGATGACACCGTTTACAAATACGAATTGACCCACACCGGCGAGATCATCCAGATCTTGCCATAA
- the lon gene encoding endopeptidase La translates to MQEFSDQMPSDIKRYPMVPIRDVVIFPSTKVAFKIGRPSSVRALEQAMAGERDIFLATQHDATIDEPSADQIYRVGTLGRILQAQRQENGQIKVVVEGRERGQSVKIEQDEDGMFFAYVRRVQSTDESGFRTDGLLQKIHTLVEQFLRVSPDAYTDALHASLRGVSASHIADSMSSHLRISVEEKQGLLETFSVSGRLTQLVEILEQEIEKRQLDRAIHARTKKQMDKHQREYYLNEQIKAIHKELGRKDEKAELEELKKKVEESGMTDEARDKAMQEVARLEAMPPMSAESTVSRTYIEWLLNVPWKDRSEEIDNLIEAERTLNEDHYGLEKIKERILEFLAVRQLVKNPKGTILCFVGAPGVGKTSLGKSIANATGRKFMRLALGGVHDEAEIRGHRRTYIGALPGQIIQLMKRAGTVNPVILLDEVDKLGRDFRGDPSAALLEVLDPEQNDTFRDHYLDVDYDLSNVFFIATANVLHTIPPALQDRLETLNLSGYTEREKVEIAKRHLIPKQCLNNGMDPEKVTFTDDGILETIRHYTREAGVRSLERELSSCLRKIARKFVVSESKDDFRVVIDAEKVRELLGTIRFRKQDVARTSEIGLVNGLAWTEVGGDVLQVEATLVPGKGDVTLTGKLGEVMQESARAALTCVRSRADEIGIDNKEFREKDLHIHVPEGAIPKDGPSAGITIATAMVSALTRQKARHDVAMTGEITLRGKVLPIGGVKEKLLAAHRFGLRTLILSRENEKDLADIPDEVRDELTIKLVDTIDEVLAVAIERGEVNESAVPHVVAVVEPGSLDQPSLGESTLTP, encoded by the coding sequence ATGCAGGAATTTTCCGACCAGATGCCTTCCGATATTAAGCGATATCCAATGGTCCCGATCCGGGATGTTGTGATTTTTCCCTCAACTAAGGTTGCGTTCAAGATCGGCCGCCCGAGCAGCGTCCGTGCGCTTGAGCAGGCAATGGCCGGCGAACGGGACATTTTTCTTGCAACACAACACGATGCAACGATCGACGAACCCTCGGCAGACCAGATCTACCGTGTCGGTACGCTCGGACGCATCCTGCAGGCACAGCGGCAGGAGAACGGACAGATCAAGGTCGTGGTCGAAGGCCGCGAGCGTGGACAATCTGTAAAGATCGAACAGGACGAGGACGGGATGTTCTTCGCCTACGTCCGGCGGGTACAGTCGACCGACGAATCGGGCTTCCGGACTGACGGGCTACTGCAGAAGATCCACACACTAGTTGAGCAGTTCCTGAGAGTTTCGCCGGATGCATATACGGACGCGCTCCACGCCAGCTTGCGAGGAGTTTCGGCCTCGCACATCGCGGATTCGATGTCGTCGCATTTGCGCATCAGCGTTGAGGAAAAGCAGGGTTTACTTGAGACCTTTTCAGTTTCGGGGCGGTTGACGCAACTGGTCGAGATCCTTGAACAAGAGATTGAAAAGCGGCAGCTTGACCGTGCGATCCACGCCCGGACCAAGAAGCAGATGGATAAGCATCAGCGTGAGTATTACCTCAACGAGCAGATCAAGGCCATCCACAAGGAACTCGGGCGAAAGGACGAAAAAGCCGAGCTCGAAGAGCTGAAAAAGAAGGTCGAAGAATCGGGCATGACCGATGAGGCCCGCGATAAGGCGATGCAAGAGGTCGCCCGGCTTGAGGCAATGCCGCCTATGTCCGCCGAAAGCACTGTCTCGCGAACCTACATAGAATGGTTGCTGAACGTGCCGTGGAAGGACCGTTCGGAAGAGATCGACAACCTTATTGAGGCCGAACGGACGCTGAACGAAGACCACTACGGGCTAGAAAAGATCAAGGAACGCATTCTCGAATTTCTCGCCGTTCGGCAGTTGGTCAAAAATCCGAAAGGAACCATTTTGTGCTTCGTCGGTGCTCCGGGTGTCGGTAAGACGTCGCTAGGGAAGTCGATTGCCAACGCGACGGGCAGAAAGTTCATGCGGCTCGCTCTCGGCGGTGTGCATGATGAGGCGGAGATCCGCGGCCACCGCCGAACCTATATCGGTGCTCTGCCGGGCCAGATAATTCAGTTGATGAAACGTGCGGGCACGGTCAATCCGGTGATCCTGCTTGATGAGGTCGATAAGCTCGGCCGCGATTTCCGCGGCGACCCAAGTGCGGCCCTGCTCGAAGTGCTCGATCCCGAGCAGAACGATACATTCCGCGATCATTATCTGGACGTCGATTACGACCTCTCGAACGTTTTCTTTATCGCGACGGCGAACGTGCTCCATACCATTCCGCCGGCGCTTCAGGATCGTCTTGAGACGCTTAATCTCTCCGGCTATACCGAACGCGAAAAGGTCGAGATCGCCAAGCGTCACCTGATACCGAAGCAGTGTCTTAACAACGGTATGGACCCAGAGAAGGTGACCTTTACCGACGACGGAATTCTTGAGACGATTCGCCACTATACCCGCGAGGCCGGCGTTCGAAGCCTAGAGAGGGAACTGAGCTCGTGCCTCCGCAAGATCGCTCGCAAGTTCGTGGTTTCTGAGTCGAAAGATGATTTCCGCGTGGTGATCGATGCTGAGAAGGTTCGCGAGCTGCTCGGCACCATCCGTTTCCGCAAACAGGACGTTGCCCGGACGAGCGAGATCGGGCTTGTTAACGGGCTCGCCTGGACCGAGGTCGGCGGCGATGTTCTGCAGGTCGAAGCGACCTTGGTTCCCGGAAAGGGCGACGTTACGCTTACCGGTAAGCTCGGCGAGGTGATGCAGGAATCGGCTCGGGCGGCACTTACGTGTGTGCGGTCGCGGGCGGATGAGATCGGGATCGATAACAAGGAATTTCGCGAGAAAGATCTGCACATTCACGTACCGGAAGGAGCGATCCCGAAGGACGGGCCAAGCGCGGGCATTACGATCGCGACAGCAATGGTTTCGGCATTAACGCGGCAGAAGGCCCGCCATGATGTAGCGATGACGGGTGAGATAACGCTCCGCGGCAAAGTGCTGCCGATCGGCGGAGTGAAGGAAAAGCTGTTGGCAGCACACCGGTTCGGCCTGCGAACGCTTATACTTTCGCGTGAAAATGAAAAAGACCTCGCCGACATTCCGGATGAGGTTCGTGACGAGCTAACGATAAAGCTCGTTGATACGATCGATGAGGTGCTCGCCGTCGCCATCGAGCGAGGTGAAGTAAACGAATCGGCCGTTCCGCATGTCGTTGCGGTCGTCGAGCCCGGGTCGCTCGATCAGCCTTCGTTGGGCGAAAGCACACTGACGCCATGA
- the speA gene encoding biosynthetic arginine decarboxylase: protein MSSVTDQTSETYGIENWGAGYFGVNRKGNLVVRAPEDEKLTADVKEIIDDLRRRGVSTPVLLRFPQLLAGQIRKLHNSFKKAIKEFDYEGGHLCVYPMKVNQNRAVIEEYLREGSRYSFGLEAGSKAELYAALALDQSKDSLLVLNGFKDRDFVELAFAGARAGKNVVIVIEKMSELTHALAIAADLEAENPETNMPMLGVRVKLYSKGSGKWEKSGGEAAKFGLTTTEILDVIRQLNEAGKLSMLKLLHFHIGSQLTDIKRIKNAMKEAARTYAKIRQMGIDIEYLDVGGGMAVDYDGSRTSFESSANYNAQEFANDVIYVIKTVCDDENVPHPTIIQESGRYLSAYHAILVTNVQDEIETVVEDITPLTIDEDDPQVVKELYDLRETINAKNHREYYHDALEHREELFTMFNLGLIDLEDKGKGEVLFWDVCERADQFAQQKKYVSEEFDDLRRLLCVKYLANFSVFRSMPDNWALEQLFPIVPIHRLNKKPTEYATLCDITCDSDGIVDKFVDLHDVKNVLELHTLITGEPYYIAMMLVGAYQEVMGNNHNLFGVPHEAHIFIGEDGHIIKKVIYGATLGEAVATARFDAVQLHDQFRRSVMQRIKSGLLSTKEGTDLIEYYENQGESYTYLSHNGSV, encoded by the coding sequence TTGAGTTCAGTTACTGACCAGACGTCCGAAACATACGGCATAGAGAATTGGGGAGCGGGTTACTTCGGCGTAAACCGCAAGGGCAATCTCGTCGTACGGGCACCGGAGGACGAAAAATTGACCGCTGACGTTAAAGAGATCATCGACGATCTTCGACGCCGCGGTGTCTCAACGCCGGTCTTGTTACGCTTTCCTCAGCTTCTTGCCGGCCAGATCCGCAAGCTTCACAACTCGTTCAAAAAGGCGATAAAGGAATTCGACTACGAGGGCGGCCACCTCTGCGTTTACCCGATGAAGGTCAACCAGAACCGGGCCGTTATTGAAGAATATCTCCGCGAGGGCTCACGCTACAGCTTTGGCCTCGAAGCCGGTTCGAAAGCCGAGCTTTATGCCGCTCTCGCCCTGGACCAATCGAAAGACTCGCTCCTCGTCCTCAACGGCTTCAAGGACCGCGACTTTGTCGAGCTCGCCTTTGCCGGAGCCCGTGCCGGTAAGAATGTCGTCATCGTTATCGAGAAGATGAGCGAGTTGACGCATGCTCTCGCCATCGCAGCCGATCTTGAGGCAGAGAATCCGGAAACGAATATGCCGATGCTCGGCGTTCGCGTCAAGCTCTATTCAAAAGGCTCCGGAAAATGGGAGAAATCCGGGGGCGAGGCAGCAAAATTCGGCCTTACAACGACAGAAATACTCGATGTCATCCGTCAGCTTAACGAGGCCGGAAAGCTCTCGATGCTCAAGCTGCTCCACTTTCACATCGGGTCGCAGCTTACCGACATCAAGCGGATCAAGAATGCAATGAAAGAGGCCGCCCGGACCTACGCAAAGATCCGGCAGATGGGGATCGATATCGAATATCTCGACGTCGGCGGCGGTATGGCGGTCGATTACGACGGCTCAAGGACCTCGTTTGAAAGCTCGGCCAATTATAACGCTCAGGAGTTCGCCAATGACGTTATCTACGTGATCAAGACGGTTTGCGACGACGAGAACGTGCCGCACCCGACGATCATTCAGGAATCCGGCCGTTACCTGTCCGCATATCACGCGATCCTCGTTACGAATGTGCAGGATGAGATAGAAACGGTAGTTGAAGACATCACGCCGCTCACGATCGACGAGGATGACCCGCAGGTAGTTAAAGAGCTTTACGACCTTCGGGAGACGATAAACGCAAAGAATCACCGCGAGTATTACCACGACGCCCTCGAGCATCGCGAAGAGCTTTTCACGATGTTTAACCTCGGCCTGATCGATCTTGAGGACAAGGGCAAGGGTGAAGTGCTCTTCTGGGACGTTTGCGAGCGGGCAGACCAGTTTGCCCAGCAAAAGAAATACGTTTCTGAGGAATTTGACGACCTTCGGCGGCTCTTGTGCGTCAAATATCTCGCAAATTTCTCGGTTTTTCGGTCAATGCCGGACAATTGGGCACTCGAACAGCTTTTCCCGATCGTGCCAATACATAGACTCAACAAAAAGCCGACGGAATATGCTACGCTATGTGATATTACGTGTGATTCGGACGGAATTGTTGATAAATTTGTTGACCTGCACGATGTAAAGAACGTCCTCGAGCTTCACACGCTCATTACCGGCGAGCCGTATTATATTGCGATGATGCTCGTTGGTGCGTATCAGGAAGTGATGGGCAACAATCACAACCTGTTCGGCGTGCCGCATGAGGCTCACATTTTTATTGGCGAGGACGGCCACATCATCAAGAAAGTGATCTATGGAGCAACGCTCGGCGAGGCCGTGGCAACGGCCCGCTTTGACGCCGTTCAGCTTCATGACCAATTTCGCCGTTCGGTCATGCAGCGAATAAAAAGCGGTCTGCTTTCAACGAAGGAAGGCACCGATCTGATCGAATATTACGAGAATCAGGGCGAGAGCTATACGTATCTCTCACACAACGGCTCCGTCTGA
- a CDS encoding threonine ammonia-lyase codes for MPVGIKDIEAARELLAGVVTRTPTLYDGRMSENIHANAYLKAECLQKSGSFKIRGAYNKISRLSDEEKQRGVITASAGNHAQGVALAAKLHGIRATIVLPEFAPLTKIMATRALGAEVIMHGQSFDEAVAYSRGLGEERRMTYVHAFDDDHVIAGQGTIGFEIAEDLPSANVIVVPIGGGGVCSGVAIAAKHLLPGVKVYGVQAKNVASMRVSIEAGQPVEVAHQSTIADGIAIKRPAERTLALIREYVDEIVEVTEEEIAAAIYHLAQNARLVVEGAGAAGAAALLAGRIKLQSDDTVCTVLCGGNIDGNLLARVIEQVLVRNGRYIILRILVPDRPGSLAGMLAIVAEQHANVIEVYHQRAIWLAPLGSVGIEVILEVRDEEHGEQVHQKLTESGYYAEHVKGDW; via the coding sequence ATGCCGGTGGGAATTAAGGACATTGAAGCTGCTCGCGAATTGCTCGCGGGCGTTGTTACACGCACTCCGACGCTCTACGACGGGCGGATGTCAGAGAACATTCACGCAAACGCCTATCTGAAGGCCGAGTGTCTGCAAAAGAGCGGTTCGTTCAAGATCCGTGGGGCTTATAACAAGATCTCGCGGCTTTCGGATGAAGAAAAGCAGCGGGGCGTTATCACCGCATCGGCGGGAAATCATGCCCAAGGCGTCGCTCTTGCGGCGAAACTCCATGGCATCCGGGCAACGATCGTGCTGCCGGAGTTTGCTCCGCTGACAAAGATAATGGCGACGCGGGCGCTCGGGGCCGAGGTGATCATGCACGGCCAAAGCTTTGACGAGGCGGTCGCATATTCCCGCGGGCTCGGCGAGGAACGGCGGATGACCTACGTTCACGCTTTTGACGACGATCATGTGATCGCCGGGCAAGGAACTATCGGGTTCGAGATCGCCGAGGATCTGCCGAGTGCGAATGTCATTGTTGTGCCGATCGGCGGCGGCGGCGTGTGCTCCGGCGTTGCGATCGCGGCGAAGCATTTGCTGCCGGGCGTGAAGGTTTACGGTGTTCAGGCGAAGAACGTGGCCTCGATGCGTGTTTCGATCGAGGCCGGGCAGCCGGTCGAGGTCGCCCATCAATCGACGATCGCCGATGGCATCGCGATAAAACGGCCGGCCGAGCGGACGCTTGCTCTGATCCGCGAATATGTGGACGAGATCGTTGAGGTTACGGAAGAGGAGATCGCGGCGGCCATCTATCACCTGGCCCAGAATGCGAGACTCGTGGTTGAAGGCGCCGGTGCGGCGGGTGCGGCTGCCCTTTTGGCAGGCCGAATAAAGCTGCAAAGCGACGACACCGTTTGCACCGTGCTCTGCGGCGGCAATATTGACGGGAACTTGCTTGCCCGCGTCATCGAGCAGGTGCTGGTCCGCAACGGCCGATACATCATTTTGCGAATCCTTGTACCGGACAGGCCGGGATCACTTGCCGGAATGCTCGCTATTGTAGCAGAGCAGCACGCGAACGTGATCGAGGTCTATCACCAGCGGGCGATCTGGCTGGCGCCGCTCGGGAGCGTCGGGATCGAGGTGATCCTCGAGGTCCGTGATGAGGAACACGGCGAACAGGTCCACCAAAAGTTAACGGAATCCGGCTACTATGCCGAGCACGTTAAGGGTGACTGGTAA
- a CDS encoding YihA family ribosome biogenesis GTP-binding protein, producing the protein MRIASADFVKSAFDATHLTTDGLPEIAFLGRSNVGKSSLLNSLLLRKGLARTSRTPGRTQSINYFLINSAFYFVDLPGYGYAKVPKAMRQEWGKLAGDYLSTRKELALCVQLVDSRHKPSELDIELFDWLVENGREHIVVATKSDKLSANKLNQSLKLIKETLGDAEILAYSSETGKGREKLWARISAAVGKL; encoded by the coding sequence ATGAGAATCGCCTCGGCCGACTTCGTCAAGAGCGCCTTTGATGCCACGCATCTGACGACCGACGGCCTGCCGGAAATTGCTTTTCTCGGCAGGTCGAACGTCGGCAAATCCTCATTACTCAATTCGCTTCTGTTGCGTAAAGGCCTTGCCCGTACGTCCCGAACCCCGGGACGGACGCAAAGCATCAACTATTTCCTAATTAACTCGGCGTTCTACTTTGTTGACCTTCCGGGCTACGGCTATGCGAAGGTGCCGAAGGCGATGCGGCAGGAATGGGGTAAGCTCGCCGGTGATTATCTTTCAACCCGGAAAGAACTTGCTCTCTGCGTGCAGCTCGTCGATTCGCGTCATAAGCCCTCAGAACTCGATATCGAGCTTTTTGATTGGCTGGTCGAGAACGGCCGCGAGCATATCGTCGTCGCCACAAAATCCGACAAACTTTCGGCGAACAAATTGAATCAGAGCCTCAAGCTGATCAAGGAAACGCTCGGTGATGCCGAGATCCTCGCCTACTCTTCGGAGACGGGGAAAGGCCGGGAGAAGCTCTGGGCGAGAATTTCCGCAGCGGTTGGAAAATTGTGA